One part of the Nitrosophilus kaiyonis genome encodes these proteins:
- the holA gene encoding DNA polymerase III subunit delta, which yields MYKKALDELLNKGFNLKSTLLYGEEPYYINEYSKKIADIIDPQKDNRLIYYFDEYNFEGAKNYLSQSSLFGDINLLIIKHDKEIAKKEMDILIDLCIKNQNSFFIYELYSRDAKKISKSFSKNKQADFVRFFKPTLYEAKEIISNFAKQKGIQIDEFSINHLLLSLDLNLELAKKELEKISILTKNVGNKEIDELAYSLTPLNLEKFYIYLLEKKPINEILKNLEYEDINELKILLGFENFLQQLFMFHSFIKINGFFDSKEVLGYKLPPQIEKQRVALAMKLKERDFLNLFKELQNSELYLKTKTDIDRKSYLFSSLIKIQALI from the coding sequence ATGTACAAAAAAGCCCTTGATGAGCTTTTAAATAAAGGCTTTAATTTAAAATCCACTCTTTTATATGGAGAAGAGCCATATTATATAAATGAATATTCTAAAAAAATAGCTGATATTATTGATCCTCAAAAAGATAATAGACTTATATACTATTTTGATGAATACAATTTTGAAGGGGCTAAAAATTATCTCTCACAATCCTCTCTTTTTGGAGATATCAACCTTTTGATTATAAAACATGATAAAGAGATTGCAAAAAAAGAGATGGATATCCTTATAGATTTATGCATAAAAAATCAAAATAGCTTTTTTATATATGAACTTTATTCAAGAGATGCAAAAAAAATATCAAAATCTTTTTCAAAAAATAAACAAGCAGATTTTGTTAGATTTTTTAAACCAACTCTTTATGAAGCAAAAGAGATAATTTCAAATTTTGCAAAACAAAAAGGTATTCAAATAGATGAGTTTTCTATAAATCATCTTCTTTTGTCTTTGGATTTAAATTTAGAACTTGCAAAAAAAGAGCTTGAAAAAATCTCTATACTTACAAAAAATGTTGGAAATAAAGAGATAGATGAGCTTGCTTATTCTCTTACTCCTTTAAATCTTGAAAAATTTTATATATATCTTTTAGAAAAAAAACCTATCAATGAAATTTTAAAAAATTTAGAATATGAAGATATAAATGAGTTAAAAATTTTGCTTGGATTTGAAAATTTCTTACAACAGCTTTTTATGTTTCACTCATTTATAAAGATAAACGGTTTTTTTGATTCAAAAGAGGTTCTTGGATATAAACTTCCTCCACAAATTGAAAAACAAAGAGTTGCTCTTGCAATGAAATTAAAAGAGAGAGATTTTTTAAACCTTTTTAAAGAGTTACAAAATAGCGAACTTTATCTTAAAACAAAAACAGATATTGATAGAAAAAGTTATTTATTTTCATCTTTAATAAAAATTCAAGCTTTAATATGA
- the ssb gene encoding single-stranded DNA-binding protein, translating to MYNRVIMLGNLTRDIELRYTQNGMAIAKSAIATNRRYKTQTGEQKEETCFIDITLFGRAAEIANQYLKKGRKILIEGRLVFEQWVDQSGQKRSKHSIAVDNLQMIDRGETPSNYQPQNSYQQNSKPTQDYQAPSVKEEIPEIDIEDDEIPF from the coding sequence ATGTATAACAGAGTTATAATGCTCGGAAATCTTACAAGAGATATAGAGCTAAGATATACACAAAACGGAATGGCGATTGCAAAATCTGCAATAGCTACAAATAGAAGATATAAAACTCAAACAGGGGAACAAAAAGAGGAAACCTGTTTTATTGATATTACCCTTTTTGGTAGAGCGGCTGAAATTGCTAATCAATACCTAAAAAAGGGAAGAAAAATATTGATTGAGGGAAGACTTGTTTTTGAACAATGGGTAGATCAGAGTGGACAGAAGAGAAGCAAACACTCTATTGCAGTTGATAATCTACAGATGATTGATAGAGGAGAGACTCCATCAAACTATCAGCCTCAAAACAGTTATCAACAAAATAGTAAACCAACCCAAGATTATCAAGCACCAAGCGTAAAAGAAGAGATTCCTGAAATCGATATCGAAGATGATGAAATACCATTTTAG
- the rpsR gene encoding 30S ribosomal protein S18 — MAEKRKFKKRYCKYCEAKVTFIDYKDLELIKPSLSERYKIMPRRLTGNCKKHQEMVEEAIKRARHAALVPYIVDRKRVIANPFDEIKPLF; from the coding sequence ATGGCAGAAAAAAGAAAATTTAAAAAAAGATATTGTAAATATTGCGAAGCAAAAGTAACTTTTATAGATTATAAAGATTTAGAACTTATTAAACCAAGTCTAAGTGAGAGATATAAAATTATGCCAAGAAGATTAACAGGAAACTGTAAAAAACATCAAGAGATGGTTGAAGAGGCAATTAAAAGAGCAAGACATGCTGCGTTAGTTCCATATATAGTAGATAGAAAAAGAGTTATTGCAAATCCATTTGATGAGATAAAACCTCTATTTTAA
- a CDS encoding divergent polysaccharide deacetylase family protein produces MTKRKKRTKKSSKKSQKKLLFIFLIALVVIASGISGYVFFKKGYEKGYQKASLIAQNKIKQIKKEEKKALQKHLKEYMSEIKDYMHNKIKETKEKIIIQKKKYDKKPKLAIIIDDVAFKYQVDELKSLNIPINLSFFPPNKRHPNTPIYAKNFKIYMIHLPLEAKNFKTPEPFTLNINSSQEEIENRIRKIREWFPNAKYINNHTGSAFTSNYEAMDRLINVLNRYQFRFLDSRTTPDTKVAEVEKKYGIKYLARDIFLDNEQNVKYIKNQLKKAVAIAKKRGFAIAIGHPHPKTIEALRESKDILKDVKLVYINELDKVN; encoded by the coding sequence TTGACAAAAAGAAAAAAAAGAACTAAGAAATCTTCGAAAAAAAGTCAAAAAAAACTGCTATTTATCTTCCTTATTGCTTTAGTTGTAATAGCATCAGGTATTAGTGGATATGTTTTTTTCAAAAAAGGATATGAGAAAGGATATCAAAAAGCCTCTTTAATTGCTCAAAATAAAATCAAACAGATAAAAAAAGAGGAAAAAAAGGCTTTACAAAAGCATTTAAAAGAGTATATGTCTGAGATTAAAGATTATATGCACAACAAAATTAAAGAGACAAAAGAAAAGATTATTATTCAAAAGAAAAAATACGATAAAAAACCAAAACTTGCAATAATAATTGATGATGTTGCTTTTAAATATCAAGTTGATGAATTAAAATCTTTAAATATTCCTATAAACTTATCTTTTTTCCCGCCTAATAAAAGGCATCCAAATACTCCAATTTATGCAAAAAACTTTAAGATTTATATGATACATCTTCCTTTAGAGGCTAAAAATTTTAAGACACCAGAGCCTTTTACATTAAATATCAACTCTTCGCAAGAAGAAATAGAAAATAGAATTAGAAAAATCAGAGAGTGGTTTCCAAATGCAAAATATATAAATAATCATACTGGAAGTGCATTTACAAGTAATTATGAAGCTATGGATAGATTAATTAATGTATTAAATAGATACCAGTTTAGATTTTTAGATAGTAGAACAACTCCTGATACTAAAGTTGCAGAAGTTGAAAAAAAATATGGAATAAAATATTTAGCAAGAGATATATTTTTAGATAATGAACAAAATGTTAAATATATAAAAAATCAGCTAAAAAAAGCAGTGGCTATTGCAAAAAAAAGAGGATTTGCTATAGCTATAGGACATCCACATCCAAAAACTATAGAGGCTTTAAGAGAATCTAAAGATATTTTAAAAGATGTTAAGTTAGTATATATTAATGAGCTTGATAAGGTGAATTAG
- the rpsF gene encoding 30S ribosomal protein S6, translating into MRHYETLFVLKPTLTEEESQARFNFIKEVIEKNGGEIVAYEDFGVRKLAYPIQKYERGHYYVIYFKAPSTTVLELERIYRITEDVIRFLTVKYETKKDIAAWEKMVQRAQKHSQKTQEAAS; encoded by the coding sequence ATGAGACATTACGAGACACTTTTTGTGTTAAAGCCTACTCTAACTGAAGAAGAGAGTCAGGCAAGATTTAACTTCATAAAAGAAGTTATTGAAAAAAATGGTGGCGAAATTGTTGCCTATGAGGATTTTGGAGTAAGAAAACTTGCTTATCCAATTCAAAAATATGAAAGAGGCCACTATTATGTGATCTATTTCAAAGCACCTTCAACTACAGTTTTAGAACTTGAGAGAATTTATAGAATCACAGAAGATGTTATTAGATTTTTAACTGTAAAATATGAAACAAAAAAAGATATAGCTGCTTGGGAAAAGATGGTTCAAAGAGCACAAAAACATTCTCAAAAAACACAAGAGGCAGCTAGTTAA
- the ilvC gene encoding ketol-acid reductoisomerase gives MALNIYYDKDCDLNIIKSKKVAIIGFGSQGHAHAENLRDSGVDVKIGLYRGGRSWKKAEAKGFDVLDVSDAAKWADVVMVLIPDEIQAEVYKADIEPYLEAGNALAFGHGFNIHFGQIIPKPEIDVIMVAPKAPGHTVRSEFVRGGGIPDLIAIYQDATGSAKDLALSYASAIGGGRTGIIETTFKDETETDLFGEQAVLCGGVTALVQAGFETLTEAGYAPEMAYFECLHELKLIVDLMYEGGIANMRYSISNTAEYGDYVSGPRVINEESKKAMKEILAEIQNGKFAKDFILERHAGYARMHAERNRMKESLIEKTGEKLRAMMPWITANKIVDQETN, from the coding sequence ATGGCATTGAATATCTATTATGATAAAGATTGCGATTTAAATATAATTAAAAGCAAAAAAGTGGCGATTATTGGTTTTGGAAGCCAAGGTCATGCTCATGCAGAAAATTTAAGAGATAGCGGTGTTGATGTAAAGATAGGCCTTTATAGAGGTGGTAGAAGCTGGAAAAAAGCTGAGGCTAAAGGGTTTGATGTATTAGATGTAAGCGATGCAGCTAAATGGGCTGATGTTGTTATGGTTTTGATTCCTGATGAGATTCAAGCTGAGGTTTATAAGGCTGATATTGAGCCATATCTTGAGGCTGGAAATGCTTTGGCATTTGGACATGGATTTAATATACATTTTGGACAAATCATTCCAAAACCTGAAATTGATGTTATTATGGTTGCTCCAAAAGCACCTGGCCATACAGTTAGAAGCGAATTTGTAAGAGGTGGCGGGATACCTGATTTGATTGCTATATATCAAGATGCAACTGGAAGTGCAAAAGATTTAGCTCTTAGTTATGCAAGTGCTATTGGTGGTGGAAGAACAGGTATAATTGAGACAACTTTCAAAGATGAGACTGAGACCGATCTTTTTGGTGAACAAGCGGTTCTTTGTGGTGGTGTTACTGCACTTGTTCAAGCTGGTTTTGAAACATTAACTGAAGCTGGATATGCACCAGAAATGGCATATTTTGAGTGTTTGCATGAGTTGAAATTGATTGTTGATTTAATGTATGAAGGTGGTATAGCGAATATGAGATACTCTATCTCAAATACTGCTGAATATGGAGATTATGTAAGTGGACCAAGAGTAATAAATGAAGAGTCTAAAAAAGCTATGAAAGAGATTTTAGCTGAGATTCAAAATGGAAAATTTGCAAAAGATTTTATCCTTGAAAGACATGCTGGATATGCAAGAATGCATGCTGAAAGAAACAGAATGAAAGAGTCTTTAATTGAAAAAACTGGCGAAAAACTAAGAGCTATGATGCCTTGGATAACAGCAAATAAAATTGTAGACCAAGAAACAAACTAA
- a CDS encoding SLC13 family permease, whose amino-acid sequence MQKLSIAVGISLLFFAFSSYIFDPIQARLIGTVAFLVVLWTNEGLPLGVVSLLPIILFPTLGIVDIKTVTPNYSKSIIFLFIGGFLLAMAMQKTFLHERLAKKLLSIFPNTPKGIIYSLAITSAVLSSFLSNTTVTLMMMPIALFLTQNKKLKVRFLIATAYGASIGGIFTPIGTPPNLILLGFLEDIKLTSPTFLEWMMLTFPVVASMLYIVPYILSKSVKDELLEAKLIEKFPPMSSDQKKLSIILISLVVLLIINAPIKPFYNGLGLNEKIILLAFGLILFLPNISILKWEDFKDMPYEIIFLFGAGFSIASAFIKTGLASALAGYFSYFASFPFIVILFLIALFVSFSTEITSNTALTSIALPIFYEFAKNSGFNIEITLFIATIAASYAFMLPIATPPNAIIMSSRVIKIKEMAKIGFLINFIGVAIVSIVAIVFWNNYF is encoded by the coding sequence ATGCAAAAACTTTCCATTGCTGTTGGTATATCTTTGCTTTTTTTTGCATTTAGTTCTTATATTTTTGATCCAATTCAAGCAAGACTTATTGGTACAGTTGCTTTTTTAGTGGTACTTTGGACAAATGAGGGATTGCCCCTTGGTGTTGTATCTTTACTTCCAATAATTTTATTTCCAACATTAGGAATAGTTGATATAAAAACTGTTACTCCTAACTATTCAAAGTCAATAATATTTCTATTTATAGGTGGTTTTTTACTTGCTATGGCTATGCAAAAAACATTTTTACATGAAAGATTAGCAAAAAAATTGTTATCAATTTTTCCAAATACACCTAAGGGAATAATATATTCATTGGCTATAACTTCAGCAGTTTTAAGTTCATTTTTATCAAATACAACTGTAACCCTTATGATGATGCCGATTGCTCTTTTTTTAACACAAAATAAAAAGTTAAAAGTTAGATTTTTAATTGCTACTGCTTATGGAGCAAGTATAGGAGGTATTTTTACACCAATTGGTACACCACCAAATTTAATACTGCTTGGATTTTTAGAAGATATTAAATTAACATCTCCAACATTTTTAGAATGGATGATGTTAACTTTTCCTGTTGTTGCTTCTATGCTTTATATAGTTCCTTATATTTTATCAAAAAGTGTAAAAGATGAATTGCTTGAAGCAAAACTTATTGAGAAGTTTCCTCCAATGAGTAGCGATCAAAAAAAACTCTCAATAATTTTAATCTCTTTAGTTGTTTTACTTATAATAAATGCACCTATTAAACCATTTTATAATGGTTTAGGGTTAAATGAAAAGATTATTCTTTTAGCTTTTGGACTGATACTTTTTTTACCAAATATTTCTATATTAAAATGGGAAGATTTCAAAGATATGCCCTATGAGATAATTTTTCTTTTTGGTGCAGGTTTTAGTATAGCATCAGCATTTATTAAAACTGGCCTTGCATCAGCACTAGCTGGATATTTTTCATATTTTGCTAGTTTTCCATTTATTGTGATTTTATTTTTAATTGCACTTTTTGTTTCATTTTCTACAGAGATTACAAGTAATACTGCATTAACATCAATAGCCCTTCCTATTTTTTATGAATTTGCTAAAAATAGTGGATTTAATATTGAAATTACTCTTTTTATAGCTACAATTGCTGCAAGTTATGCTTTTATGTTGCCTATTGCAACACCTCCTAATGCAATTATAATGTCAAGTAGGGTCATAAAAATAAAAGAGATGGCAAAAATTGGATTTTTGATAAATTTTATAGGTGTTGCTATAGTATCTATTGTAGCAATTGTTTTTTGGAATAACTATTTTTGA
- a CDS encoding DNA-processing protein DprA: MNIINKNDIKELKDLKFEKLYYIGNKELLKRPKISIVGSRKALNYSKEFAFKIAREFAKRGYVVVSGAAMGIDAAAHRGAGSENTIAVVANGLDIKYPAVNRELIIDIEKNGLVLSQFDYGFKQTPWSFVIRNEIVVALGEILIVCEAEVNSGSMRSVEYALRMNKNIYVLPHRLNSSSGTNYLLKKSLAKPIYDIEEFANSFKNIEEKKDDFIEYLKTSPLYEDAVKKYKEKIFEAEILGEIEIVNMRIIYKG, encoded by the coding sequence TTGAATATTATCAATAAGAATGATATAAAAGAGTTAAAAGATTTAAAATTTGAAAAGCTTTATTATATTGGAAATAAAGAGTTATTAAAAAGGCCAAAAATATCAATTGTTGGATCAAGAAAAGCATTAAACTATTCAAAAGAGTTTGCTTTTAAGATTGCAAGAGAGTTTGCAAAAAGAGGTTATGTTGTTGTAAGCGGAGCTGCTATGGGAATAGATGCAGCAGCTCATAGAGGCGCAGGCAGTGAAAATACCATCGCTGTTGTGGCAAATGGGCTTGATATAAAATATCCTGCAGTAAATAGAGAGCTTATAATAGATATTGAAAAAAATGGTCTAGTGCTTAGTCAATTTGATTATGGATTTAAGCAAACACCATGGAGTTTTGTTATTAGAAATGAGATAGTTGTAGCTTTAGGAGAGATTTTAATTGTATGTGAGGCAGAAGTGAATAGTGGTTCTATGAGAAGTGTTGAGTATGCATTAAGAATGAACAAAAATATATATGTTTTGCCTCATAGATTAAATTCAAGCAGTGGAACTAACTATCTTTTAAAAAAATCTCTTGCCAAGCCAATATATGATATTGAAGAGTTTGCAAATAGTTTTAAAAATATTGAAGAGAAAAAGGATGATTTTATTGAATATTTAAAGACCTCTCCATTATATGAAGATGCAGTTAAAAAATATAAAGAAAAAATTTTTGAAGCAGAAATCTTGGGTGAGATAGAGATAGTAAATATGAGAATTATCTATAAAGGTTAG
- a CDS encoding ribonuclease R family protein yields MKELMIKLLKGVLKKDIARDDWPLVDELIKLKIVKDDGKVLKIGSKYRVGKIDISKKGTGFLEQIGIKAKDLLIEPEHLNGASKGDLVIARRIFQAKKRPSAKVVFIVQKAFRFSVGVFDKEKMMFLNIKTLLPLAVKATKKSLKKLPDQTVAKIDNENQIITEILGVLDDPKVDEKISLALFNKKEDFSPEAELEAKAHPDYIDPSLYPERVDLTHLPFCTIDPITAKDHDDAVYFDKEKNILYVAIADVSEYVAMYGPIDQEAKERGFSIYFPHKSIPMLPRALSEGICSLKPDVLRLAFVCKIELDENLEPKKEEIFDAIIKSRRKYSYDRVDEFIEGKFENIDEIDKEILEYLLPLYEVTKKLREKRLQKGFEFKNPEIRIELDSNQNLKATHLEEETPSHALIEDCMLLANKATAKRFEYGIFRTHEEPSLEKIEELLNELATIGIFAKEFKSIHSLFLSIQKQAREKGIEKHVDKLLIRTQKQAAYTAENIGHFGLGFEAYTHFTSPIRRYSDLTLHRLLKAILKNDKKKVDFILRNIEPLTVKISELEREAAKVEWDFMDRKFARWAKENIGKEFFALITDPESTPIAVIEDEIFGARVFLPKDRDRVELFDKVYIEIVDVNIATTKIIGKIVRFSDE; encoded by the coding sequence ATGAAAGAGTTAATGATAAAACTTTTAAAAGGAGTTTTAAAAAAAGATATAGCAAGAGATGATTGGCCTCTTGTTGATGAACTTATCAAACTAAAAATTGTAAAAGATGATGGAAAAGTTTTAAAAATCGGCTCCAAATATAGAGTAGGAAAAATAGATATATCAAAAAAAGGAACAGGTTTTTTAGAACAAATTGGTATAAAAGCAAAAGATTTATTAATTGAGCCTGAACATTTAAATGGAGCAAGCAAAGGCGATTTAGTTATTGCAAGAAGAATCTTCCAAGCAAAAAAGAGACCATCTGCAAAAGTTGTTTTTATTGTTCAAAAAGCATTTAGATTTAGTGTTGGTGTTTTTGATAAAGAAAAGATGATGTTCTTAAATATTAAAACCCTTCTTCCATTAGCAGTAAAAGCAACAAAAAAATCTCTTAAAAAATTGCCAGACCAAACAGTTGCAAAAATTGATAATGAAAACCAAATAATAACTGAAATACTTGGTGTTTTAGATGATCCAAAAGTGGATGAAAAAATCTCTTTAGCTCTATTTAATAAAAAAGAAGATTTTAGCCCTGAGGCTGAGCTTGAAGCAAAAGCACATCCAGATTATATTGATCCATCTTTATATCCAGAAAGGGTTGATTTAACACATCTGCCTTTTTGTACAATTGACCCTATTACTGCAAAAGATCATGATGATGCAGTCTATTTTGATAAAGAAAAAAATATTTTATATGTAGCTATTGCAGATGTAAGCGAATATGTTGCTATGTATGGTCCTATCGATCAAGAGGCAAAAGAGAGAGGATTTTCTATCTATTTTCCTCATAAATCTATTCCGATGCTTCCAAGAGCTTTAAGTGAAGGAATTTGTTCATTAAAACCTGATGTTTTAAGACTAGCTTTTGTTTGTAAAATAGAACTTGATGAAAATTTAGAGCCAAAAAAAGAGGAAATCTTTGATGCGATAATAAAATCTAGAAGAAAATATAGCTATGATAGAGTAGATGAATTTATTGAAGGAAAGTTTGAAAATATAGATGAGATAGATAAAGAGATTTTAGAATATTTATTGCCTTTATATGAGGTTACAAAAAAACTCAGAGAAAAAAGACTGCAAAAAGGATTTGAGTTTAAAAATCCAGAAATTAGAATAGAATTAGATAGCAATCAAAATTTAAAAGCTACACATTTAGAAGAAGAGACTCCAAGCCATGCATTAATAGAAGATTGTATGCTTTTAGCAAATAAAGCAACAGCTAAAAGATTTGAATATGGAATATTTAGAACACATGAAGAGCCAAGCTTAGAAAAAATTGAAGAGCTTTTAAACGAACTTGCAACAATAGGAATTTTTGCAAAAGAGTTTAAATCTATACACTCTCTCTTTTTATCTATACAAAAACAGGCTCGTGAAAAAGGTATAGAAAAACATGTAGATAAACTTCTTATAAGAACACAAAAACAGGCAGCCTATACTGCTGAAAATATTGGACATTTTGGCTTAGGTTTTGAAGCTTATACCCATTTTACTTCGCCTATTAGAAGATATTCAGATTTAACACTTCATAGATTATTAAAAGCTATTTTAAAAAACGATAAGAAAAAAGTTGATTTCATTTTAAGAAATATTGAACCATTGACAGTCAAAATTAGTGAATTAGAAAGAGAAGCTGCAAAAGTTGAATGGGATTTTATGGATAGAAAGTTTGCAAGATGGGCAAAAGAAAATATAGGAAAAGAGTTTTTTGCTCTTATTACTGATCCTGAATCTACACCAATAGCAGTTATTGAAGATGAGATTTTTGGAGCAAGAGTATTTTTACCAAAAGATAGAGATAGAGTTGAACTTTTTGATAAAGTTTATATTGAGATAGTAGATGTAAATATTGCAACCACTAAAATTATTGGTAAAATTGTAAGGTTTAGTGATGAGTAA